Proteins found in one Zea mays cultivar B73 chromosome 1, Zm-B73-REFERENCE-NAM-5.0, whole genome shotgun sequence genomic segment:
- the LOC100285462 gene encoding versicolorin reductase — MAAVSTAPALEGRIALVTGGSRGIGREVSSHLAALGARVVVNYATNPAKAEELVAELASRGLRAVAVRADVSDPAAVRALFDRAEEAFGSPPHVVVACAGIMDAKYPALADTAVEDFDATFAVNTRGKFLVCREAARRIPPNSGGRIMTFSSTTVAVLPPGYAAYAASNAAVEAMTRVLAKEVAAKGITANVVAPGPVRTELFLAGKDEAFLERIKNSMGIAETTDIAPVVAFLASEASGWVNGQVIRVNGGVA; from the coding sequence ATGGCAGCAGTGTCCACCGCGCCGGCGCTCGAAGGCCGCATCGCGCTCGTCACCGGTGGCTCCCGGGGCATCGGCCGCGAGGTGTCGTCCCACCTCGCCGCGCTCGGCGCGCGTGTCGTGGTCAACTACGCCACCAACCCGGCCAAGGCCGAGGAGCTCGTCGCGGAGCTCGCCTCGCGCGGCCTCCGCGCCGTGGCCGTGCGCGCGGACGTCTCCGACCCGGCCGCCGTGCGCGCGCTCTTCGACCGCGCCGAGGAGGCATTCGGGTCCCCGCCCCACGTAGTGGTCGCCTGCGCGGGCATCATGGACGCCAAGTACCCCGCGCTGGCCGACACTGCCGTCGAGGACTTCGACGCCACGTTCGCGGTGAACACGCGCGGCAAGTTCCTGGTGTGCCGGGAGGCCGCCCGGCGCATCCCCCCCAACAGCGGTGGGCGCATCATGACGTTCTCGTCCACGACGGTTGCCGTGCTGCCGCCGGGCTACGCGGCGTACGCTGCGTCCAACGCCGCTGTGGAGGCGATGACGAGGGTCCTGGCCAAGGAGGTGGCGGCGAAGGGGATCACGGCCAACGTGGTGGCGCCGGGCCCTGTGCGCACGGAGCTCTTCCTTGCCGGGAAGGATGAGGCGTTCCTAGAGAGGATAAAGAACTCCATGGGTATAGCCGAGACGACAGACATAGCGCCCGTGGTGGCGTTCCTGGCGAGCGAGGCCTCGGGCTGGGTGAACGGGCAGGTTATCAGGGTCAATGGGGGCGTCGCATGA